One region of bacterium genomic DNA includes:
- a CDS encoding ABC transporter ATP-binding protein — protein sequence MKISIKNLSKVYNGSTRALDSVHLEIGNGMFGLLGPNGAGKTTLMRILVTLMEPSEGTVTVDNYDLWKNRREIRSMLGYLPQEFSTFSRLKTWEFLDYSARLTGITSGKARAAAVERMLENIGLYEARDRQANKLSGGMKRRLGIGQALIGNPKIVVVDEPTTGLDPEERLRFQNLLTDMSREEIIVILSTHIVGDISSTCQHVAMLNNGKVAYHGSPDALIEQARGHVWLIRAQDSDMEFIKEKYAVISTIPSDSGWEVQVVSENPVEYDGKLIEPNLEHAYVYFMDSQLHQSLN from the coding sequence ATGAAAATAAGCATAAAAAATCTCAGCAAGGTCTACAATGGCAGCACCCGTGCGCTCGATTCGGTACACCTCGAGATCGGCAACGGCATGTTCGGCCTGCTCGGCCCGAACGGCGCCGGGAAGACAACCCTCATGCGGATTCTGGTTACGCTTATGGAGCCGAGTGAGGGGACGGTCACGGTGGATAATTACGATCTCTGGAAAAACCGCCGTGAGATACGATCCATGCTCGGGTATCTCCCGCAGGAATTTTCGACGTTTTCACGGCTGAAGACATGGGAATTTCTCGATTATTCGGCGCGGCTGACAGGAATCACCTCCGGAAAAGCCCGCGCTGCGGCGGTCGAACGGATGCTCGAAAATATAGGACTTTACGAGGCCAGAGACCGTCAGGCAAACAAGCTCTCCGGCGGTATGAAGCGACGGCTCGGTATCGGGCAGGCGCTCATCGGCAACCCGAAGATCGTCGTCGTGGACGAGCCGACGACCGGTCTCGATCCTGAAGAGCGGCTCCGGTTCCAGAATCTTCTCACCGACATGAGCCGTGAGGAGATCATTGTCATTCTTTCGACCCATATTGTCGGTGACATATCGAGCACCTGCCAGCATGTGGCGATGCTCAACAATGGCAAAGTCGCGTATCACGGCTCCCCCGATGCTCTCATCGAACAGGCGCGGGGGCATGTCTGGCTTATCCGTGCGCAGGACAGCGATATGGAGTTCATCAAGGAAAAATATGCGGTCATTTCGACTATCCCTTCCGATTCCGGATGGGAAGTACAGGTTGTGAGCGAAAATCCCGTCGAGTATGACGGGAAACTGATAGAACCGAACCTTGAACATGCCTATGTGTACTTTATGGACAGCCAGCTGCATCAATCGCTCAATTGA
- a CDS encoding TolC family protein yields MNRKPNFYSAFWVIVTVAGGLMFSPAAPAAADVLTLEKSLEIAKSNSPDIKQTELDLVQSRESLNAQKAALKSNFSLSLNPFSYNSDRTFNNLFSLWNTNRTSTSSTTFTISQPVTWSDGTLALTNKLSWQNSYSEYQDVTTKTYDNNLYISYQQPLFTYNTTKLQLRDLELTMENTEYSYAIKKLALEQSVTQAFYDVYQRKMDLDIAGEELNNQKQSHDIIKNKVDAGLSAAEELYQAELNLANSELSVQNQQESLDNALDSFKILLGMSIYDDIAVDADVQMKTVDVDLKKAIDNGLKSRMELRQREISIENALNSLTRVSAQNEFKGSLTLSYGVIGTDENVDDLFSAPTKKQTVGLTFNIPLWDWGEKKSRIKASQASVQKQRLNLDDQRTSIISAVRRSHRNLQKLVNQIAIAEQNVRNAQLTYEINLERYKNGDLTSMDLNLYQAQLSSKKTAYIQTLINYKLALLDMKILSLWDFEKNQPVLPENIIDR; encoded by the coding sequence ATGAACAGAAAACCGAACTTTTACAGTGCATTCTGGGTGATAGTCACGGTTGCCGGGGGGCTGATGTTTTCTCCTGCGGCGCCGGCAGCGGCCGATGTACTGACGCTGGAAAAATCACTGGAAATCGCGAAGTCAAACAGTCCCGACATCAAGCAGACCGAGCTTGACCTCGTCCAGAGCCGTGAATCCCTGAACGCCCAGAAAGCGGCGCTGAAATCGAATTTCAGCCTGAGTCTCAATCCTTTTTCATACAACAGCGACAGGACGTTCAACAATCTGTTCTCGTTGTGGAATACCAACAGGACGAGCACGTCATCAACCACGTTCACCATATCCCAGCCGGTGACATGGAGCGATGGAACGCTGGCGCTTACGAACAAGCTCTCCTGGCAGAATTCATACAGCGAATATCAGGATGTCACGACCAAAACATATGACAACAACCTCTATATAAGCTACCAGCAGCCGCTGTTTACCTATAACACGACGAAGCTGCAGCTGCGTGACCTCGAACTCACTATGGAGAACACGGAGTACAGCTACGCCATCAAGAAATTAGCCCTCGAACAGAGTGTCACCCAGGCATTTTACGATGTCTACCAGCGGAAAATGGACCTCGATATAGCCGGTGAAGAGCTCAACAATCAGAAACAGAGCCATGACATCATCAAAAACAAGGTCGATGCCGGGCTCTCGGCTGCCGAGGAGCTCTACCAGGCGGAGCTGAACCTTGCCAACAGCGAGCTGTCCGTACAGAATCAGCAGGAATCGCTCGATAACGCGCTCGATTCGTTCAAGATACTTCTCGGGATGTCGATCTACGATGACATTGCTGTCGACGCCGATGTGCAGATGAAAACGGTTGACGTCGATCTTAAAAAGGCCATCGATAACGGATTGAAAAGCCGCATGGAACTCCGTCAGCGTGAAATCAGCATAGAAAACGCGCTCAACAGCCTCACACGCGTGTCCGCACAGAATGAATTCAAAGGGAGCCTCACGCTCTCGTACGGAGTCATCGGGACCGATGAGAATGTGGATGACCTTTTCAGCGCTCCAACCAAAAAACAGACTGTGGGGCTTACATTCAATATTCCGCTCTGGGACTGGGGCGAAAAGAAATCCCGGATCAAGGCATCTCAGGCGAGTGTACAGAAACAGCGGTTGAATCTCGATGACCAGAGAACCAGCATAATCTCGGCAGTCAGAAGGTCTCACCGGAACCTTCAGAAGCTGGTCAATCAGATTGCAATCGCCGAGCAGAACGTCCGCAATGCCCAGCTGACCTACGAGATTAATCTGGAACGTTACAAGAACGGCGATCTGACAAGCATGGACCTGAATCTTTACCAGGCGCAGCTTTCATCGAAAAAAACGGCGTATATTCAGACTCTGATAAATTATAAACTCGCTCTTCTCGATATGAAAATTCTGTCACTATGGGATTTTGAAAAGAATCAGCCTGTTTTACCGGAAAATATAATAGATCGATAA
- a CDS encoding efflux RND transporter periplasmic adaptor subunit encodes MKRIISPFYVLVLFMACGNPDTQVTVDVASPVSVQEVTLKPIEEYITTTGTVKATQDVTLKAETSGYYKLAVNPRTKKPFSLGDLVKKDEIIINIENVEQENSIKIDSQVLSLDISKREYEKQQSLYDKGGVTLRELKDSEKSYIDSKYSYDNALIQLSKLKIIAPFDGYITDLPYYTPGVKIDSGTEMVHIMDYRKLNMDVQLPGRFLDQIKNGQPVRVSNYTIPDKVFQGAISEVSPAIDSESRTFKAYININNEVLLLRPGMFVKAEVVVARNDSTIVIPKNIILSRGNRKVVFAVESSTAVERVITTGLENPEEVEVTQGIKSGERIVVEGFETLRNRAKVKIIQ; translated from the coding sequence GTGAAACGTATAATCAGCCCTTTTTATGTGCTTGTGCTGTTCATGGCTTGCGGTAATCCCGACACGCAGGTAACAGTGGACGTCGCTTCGCCGGTTTCAGTGCAGGAAGTCACTTTGAAACCCATCGAGGAATATATCACCACCACCGGTACGGTCAAAGCGACTCAGGATGTCACCCTGAAAGCCGAAACCTCCGGATACTACAAACTTGCAGTCAATCCCCGGACAAAGAAACCTTTTTCGCTCGGTGATCTGGTGAAAAAGGACGAGATTATCATCAATATCGAGAATGTCGAACAGGAAAATTCAATTAAAATTGATTCCCAGGTGCTCAGTCTCGATATCTCGAAACGTGAATACGAAAAACAGCAGTCGCTGTACGATAAAGGAGGAGTAACGCTCCGTGAGTTAAAGGATTCCGAAAAATCGTATATCGATTCGAAATACAGTTATGACAACGCCCTGATCCAGCTCTCCAAACTTAAAATAATCGCTCCGTTCGACGGGTATATCACCGATCTGCCGTATTACACACCGGGAGTGAAAATCGATTCGGGCACCGAGATGGTGCATATCATGGATTACCGTAAACTGAACATGGATGTACAGCTCCCCGGAAGGTTCCTCGACCAGATAAAGAACGGGCAGCCCGTGCGCGTATCCAATTATACGATTCCTGACAAGGTCTTCCAGGGCGCGATATCGGAGGTTTCCCCTGCCATTGACTCGGAAAGCCGTACATTCAAGGCATATATAAACATCAACAATGAGGTCCTCCTCCTGAGACCCGGCATGTTTGTCAAGGCCGAGGTCGTCGTTGCCAGAAATGACAGCACCATCGTTATTCCCAAAAACATCATACTGTCAAGGGGTAACAGGAAGGTTGTATTCGCCGTGGAGAGCAGCACCGCGGTGGAGCGTGTCATCACCACGGGACTCGAGAATCCCGAAGAAGTCGAGGTCACTCAGGGAATAAAGTCCGGAGAACGGATTGTTGTCGAAGGCTTCGAGACTTTGCGGAATCGCGCAAAGGTAAAAATAATTCAGTAA
- a CDS encoding efflux RND transporter permease subunit, whose translation MKKIAQFSTDYPITVLMFVLAIFLLGYISFSKLGMDLFPDMNNPRIFIELTSGERPPEEIEKQFVKSIESLSIQQKGAVNVSSVSRTGSAQITVEYAWDTNMDEAFLDLQRTLTSSSQSTDIDELTISQHDPNATPIIVLGLSHPTITDMDELRMVAENYLRNELIRMEGIADVKLLGQEEKEVIVETNDYLLQAYGVTPSTIASRITEYNRNISGGSVVDMGLKYIIKGVGELQSLEDIQNIIVTYKSAAAATGAAATQSSGTTTEKTPVFLKDIAKISFQNKKPDNIVRVNGKRCIGLAIYKETKYNTVNIVKDFLSNLETLRKALPGYDLTVIQNKGQFITNSINEVKQSALIGILFAVLVLYVFLRRFGATAIISAAIPISIVATFNMMYFKGLTLNIMTLGGLALGAGMLVDNAIVVMENIFRNLESGLSLREAAIDGTSQVSGAITASTITTIVVFLPIVYLHGTAGELFKDQAWTVAFSLLSSLVVAMLIIPMLSTRFLRTSAHDKKQSIRFPFYKKFLEGVLRIKWIMIILTVLMMVLAWQLIPLVGSEFMPKSDMNEYSIDLKLPEGTELYRTDSVVQNIETRLKEALGSDLQMTYSVIGPSAEISGESSILADENTASISLTLDAKHTITSDAVFARINAVLADIPDIETQVRQVQTELEMTLGTETAPIVIEIQGEDLDQLQALTEQAKQQVASIGELYNVETSFDKGRPEVEIVLDRVRAGLLNIGINTLSSQLTTQLTGVDAGQWDNQGEMRDIVVKLPDVTLSQLDNITIDNNGEKIPLYDITEIRNIQAPVEINRENQVRIGKITANINKTKPLDQVVAEIHQKMNAVSFPPEYSYVVSGEEQKRREAFDNLKFALILSLVLVYMVLASQFESLIHPFTILLSIPLAGVGAILIFFVLGKSLNIMAYIGLIMLVGIAVNDSIILVDAILQLQREGRTRMEAIIEAGQRRIRPIIMTSLTTILALLPMTFGFGEGSELRSPMALAVIGGLISSTVLTLVVIPCVFHVLDSLREKAFPKPRQ comes from the coding sequence ATGAAAAAAATCGCACAGTTTTCAACAGACTATCCAATAACCGTTTTAATGTTTGTTCTGGCAATTTTCCTGCTCGGATACATATCGTTCAGCAAGCTGGGCATGGACCTTTTTCCCGACATGAATAATCCGCGGATATTTATCGAACTGACCTCCGGGGAACGCCCGCCGGAGGAAATCGAGAAGCAGTTTGTGAAATCCATCGAGTCGCTCTCGATCCAGCAGAAGGGCGCAGTCAACGTTTCATCGGTCTCGCGGACGGGTTCTGCCCAGATAACAGTTGAATATGCATGGGATACCAACATGGACGAGGCTTTTCTCGATCTCCAGAGAACCCTCACGTCATCATCCCAGAGCACCGATATCGACGAGCTGACAATCTCCCAGCATGATCCCAATGCCACACCGATCATCGTACTCGGACTCTCCCACCCTACCATAACCGACATGGACGAGCTGCGGATGGTCGCCGAAAACTACCTCCGCAACGAGCTGATCCGCATGGAAGGCATCGCCGATGTCAAACTCCTCGGCCAGGAGGAAAAAGAGGTGATCGTTGAAACGAACGATTATCTCCTCCAGGCTTACGGCGTTACCCCGTCCACCATTGCAAGCCGGATTACCGAATACAACCGCAACATCTCCGGCGGCTCGGTCGTGGACATGGGACTCAAGTATATCATAAAGGGAGTCGGCGAACTCCAGTCTCTCGAAGATATTCAGAATATCATCGTAACCTACAAGAGCGCAGCAGCGGCAACCGGCGCAGCAGCGACACAGTCTTCCGGAACAACCACCGAAAAGACGCCCGTTTTTCTCAAGGATATCGCCAAAATCTCGTTCCAGAACAAGAAACCGGACAATATCGTCAGGGTCAACGGAAAACGGTGTATCGGGCTGGCGATATACAAGGAGACAAAGTATAACACCGTCAATATCGTCAAAGACTTCCTCTCTAACCTCGAAACCCTGAGAAAAGCGCTCCCGGGCTACGATCTGACAGTCATCCAGAACAAAGGGCAGTTCATCACGAATTCGATCAACGAGGTCAAGCAGTCCGCGCTGATCGGTATCCTGTTTGCGGTGCTCGTTCTCTATGTATTTCTCCGGCGTTTCGGCGCAACCGCCATCATCAGCGCGGCGATACCGATTTCGATAGTAGCTACATTCAATATGATGTATTTCAAGGGACTTACGCTAAACATCATGACGCTTGGCGGGCTTGCTCTCGGCGCAGGAATGCTCGTGGACAACGCCATAGTCGTCATGGAAAACATTTTCCGGAATCTCGAATCCGGGCTCTCGCTCCGTGAGGCAGCCATCGATGGCACCTCACAGGTAAGCGGGGCAATAACCGCATCGACCATCACGACAATCGTTGTCTTTCTGCCGATCGTCTATCTCCACGGGACCGCGGGCGAGCTGTTCAAGGATCAGGCGTGGACGGTCGCGTTTTCGCTCCTGTCGTCTCTCGTGGTAGCCATGCTCATCATCCCGATGCTCAGCACACGGTTTCTCAGAACATCGGCTCATGACAAAAAACAGTCGATCCGTTTCCCGTTCTACAAGAAATTTCTGGAAGGCGTTCTCAGGATAAAATGGATCATGATAATTCTCACCGTACTCATGATGGTGCTCGCATGGCAGCTCATTCCCCTTGTCGGCAGCGAATTCATGCCCAAATCCGACATGAACGAATACTCGATCGATCTCAAGCTGCCGGAAGGAACCGAACTGTATCGAACCGACAGTGTCGTTCAGAATATCGAGACTCGTCTCAAAGAGGCTCTGGGAAGCGATCTTCAGATGACCTACAGCGTTATCGGGCCGTCAGCCGAAATAAGCGGCGAAAGCTCGATCCTTGCCGATGAAAATACGGCATCCATCTCCCTGACACTGGACGCGAAGCATACCATTACGTCGGATGCGGTTTTCGCACGGATAAATGCTGTGCTGGCGGATATTCCCGACATCGAGACTCAGGTGCGTCAGGTACAGACAGAGCTTGAGATGACCCTCGGGACTGAAACGGCGCCGATTGTCATCGAAATCCAGGGAGAGGACCTCGATCAGCTGCAGGCCCTTACCGAACAGGCGAAACAGCAGGTTGCATCGATCGGCGAGCTCTATAATGTTGAAACGAGCTTCGACAAGGGAAGGCCGGAAGTGGAAATCGTGCTCGACCGTGTCAGGGCGGGCTTGCTCAATATCGGTATAAACACGCTCAGTTCGCAGCTCACGACCCAGTTGACGGGAGTCGACGCCGGCCAATGGGATAATCAGGGCGAAATGAGGGATATTGTGGTCAAACTGCCCGATGTCACCCTGAGCCAGCTCGACAACATCACCATCGATAACAACGGTGAAAAAATACCGCTCTATGATATTACGGAAATCCGGAATATTCAGGCTCCGGTCGAGATCAACCGTGAAAATCAGGTTCGCATCGGAAAAATCACCGCCAACATTAATAAAACAAAACCACTCGACCAGGTTGTCGCCGAAATACATCAGAAAATGAATGCCGTATCGTTCCCTCCCGAATATTCCTATGTCGTTAGCGGGGAAGAGCAGAAACGGAGGGAGGCGTTCGATAACCTTAAATTCGCCCTCATCCTGTCGCTTGTTCTCGTATACATGGTGCTGGCGTCACAGTTCGAATCGCTCATTCACCCGTTTACCATATTGCTTTCGATACCGCTTGCCGGCGTCGGCGCGATACTGATCTTTTTCGTTCTGGGTAAATCGCTCAACATCATGGCATATATCGGTTTAATCATGCTCGTCGGGATCGCGGTCAACGATTCGATCATCCTGGTCGATGCTATTCTTCAACTGCAGCGTGAGGGACGCACCCGGATGGAGGCGATCATCGAAGCCGGTCAGCGGCGTATCCGCCCGATCATCATGACCAGCCTGACAACCATTCTCGCGCTCCTGCCGATGACATTCGGTTTCGGCGAGGGTTCCGAGCTTCGTTCGCCGATGGCGCTTGCGGTAATCGGGGGGTTGATTTCCTCGACGGTATTGACACTCGTGGTCATACCGTGTGTTTTTCATGTTCTCGACAGCCTCAGGGAAAAAGCATTCCCGAAGCCCAGGCAGTAG